The following coding sequences are from one Arcobacter nitrofigilis DSM 7299 window:
- a CDS encoding TRAP transporter small permease subunit, with product MIEKLKKSSEYFVYICGILLFAAVFLTSIDVILRKFFLISFGGTDELAGYALGICISWSLAYVLFEKMHIRIDIIYNKVSKRVQNFFDVIAMGFTLAFIGLLVYFSSDVFYTSFIKNSTANTPLGTPLWIPQFFWLFGYVFFLIVVAILFFKSLKTLISNKSNGYSNVKKEEHDISID from the coding sequence ATGATTGAAAAATTAAAAAAGAGTTCTGAATATTTTGTTTATATATGTGGAATTCTACTTTTTGCAGCTGTATTTTTAACAAGTATAGATGTAATTTTGAGAAAATTCTTTTTAATATCATTTGGTGGAACAGATGAGTTGGCTGGATATGCTTTAGGTATTTGTATATCTTGGTCTTTGGCATATGTTTTATTTGAAAAAATGCATATTAGAATTGACATTATCTATAACAAAGTAAGTAAAAGAGTACAAAATTTTTTTGATGTTATTGCAATGGGATTTACTTTAGCTTTTATTGGATTATTAGTATATTTTTCATCTGATGTTTTTTATACTTCTTTTATCAAAAATTCTACAGCAAATACGCCATTGGGAACACCTCTATGGATACCACAGTTTTTTTGGCTTTTTGGGTATGTATTCTTTTTAATAGTTGTTGCAATTTTATTTTTTAAATCTTTAAAAACTTTGATAAGTAATAAAAGCAACGGATATTCAAATGTAAAAAAGGAAGAGCATGACATTAGTATTGATTAG
- a CDS encoding TRAP transporter small permease subunit: MKIFYSFINKLSLWGAYLSSLLLISLVLLILTEVFIRYFFDMSTMIADEYSGYLYLAAIFLGLAYTFNEDAHIRINILTSKMSKKSNRFIDVFAGLITIFILIFALYRTILFTYDSYDMQMVSEGVSETPLYLTQLVMPIGISLFILAVLAFVLKGLRNDI, encoded by the coding sequence ATGAAAATATTTTATTCTTTTATAAATAAGCTCTCATTGTGGGGAGCTTATTTATCATCACTTTTATTAATATCATTAGTATTATTAATCTTAACAGAGGTCTTTATTAGATACTTTTTTGATATGTCCACAATGATTGCAGATGAATATAGTGGATATTTGTATTTAGCTGCAATTTTTTTAGGTTTAGCTTATACTTTTAATGAAGATGCACATATTAGAATCAATATATTAACTTCTAAAATGAGCAAAAAATCAAATAGATTTATTGATGTATTTGCTGGGTTAATTACTATTTTTATATTGATTTTTGCCCTTTATAGAACGATTCTTTTTACTTATGATTCATATGATATGCAAATGGTCTCAGAAGGAGTTTCTGAAACACCATTGTATTTAACTCAATTAGTTATGCCAATAGGAATAAGCTTGTTTATTTTGGCAGTTTTAGCTTTTGTGTTGAAAGGATTAAGAAATGATATCTGA
- a CDS encoding D-alanyl-D-alanine carboxypeptidase family protein has translation MKKIICSIFIITSLLAQCLQADEEKSIQPLINIKAKSYILMDYDTKEILLSKNTDEKLPPASLTKLMTSYIVSTKINSGEISLKDKVFISKKAWKMTGSRTFLNVNTKVDLSKLIKGMIVQSGNDAVIAIAEHISGSEKEFVKLMNKYAKKLNLKNTHYNDATGLPTKDHYSTAHDIALLSRAIIKDFPDHYSWYSIKNFKYNNISQNNRNKLLWKDTSVDGLKTGHTMAAGYCLASSAKRKNMRLIAVVMGTKSSKARAKESEKLLNYGFKYYDTHKLYTANSIIKKSKIWEGKKNEVSLGLDKDLTITIIRSQNKQLHTAINIKKPIIATVNKGQKLGTIEVYLGDKILKKVPLIALNTVNKGNIWHQMIDSITLWLKTNIHYLNIY, from the coding sequence TTGAAAAAAATCATCTGCTCTATTTTTATTATCACCAGCCTTCTAGCACAATGTCTTCAAGCAGACGAGGAAAAATCAATACAACCTTTGATTAATATCAAAGCTAAGTCTTATATCCTTATGGACTATGATACAAAAGAAATTTTACTTTCTAAAAATACTGATGAAAAGTTACCGCCTGCTAGTTTAACAAAATTAATGACATCTTACATTGTCTCAACGAAAATTAATTCAGGGGAAATTAGTTTAAAAGATAAAGTTTTTATTAGTAAAAAAGCATGGAAAATGACTGGTTCAAGAACTTTTTTAAATGTAAATACAAAAGTCGATTTATCCAAACTAATAAAAGGAATGATAGTTCAATCGGGTAATGATGCTGTAATTGCAATCGCTGAACATATTTCAGGAAGTGAAAAAGAGTTTGTTAAATTAATGAATAAATATGCAAAAAAATTAAACCTAAAAAATACTCATTACAATGATGCAACTGGGTTACCAACAAAAGACCATTATTCAACAGCACATGATATTGCCTTATTATCGCGTGCAATTATAAAAGATTTCCCAGACCATTATTCTTGGTATTCAATTAAAAACTTCAAATACAATAATATAAGTCAAAATAACCGTAATAAATTATTATGGAAAGATACAAGTGTAGATGGATTAAAAACTGGACATACAATGGCAGCTGGATATTGTTTAGCATCTTCTGCAAAAAGAAAAAACATGCGGCTGATTGCTGTTGTAATGGGAACAAAGAGTTCTAAAGCACGAGCAAAAGAATCAGAGAAACTATTAAATTATGGATTTAAGTATTATGATACACATAAATTATATACGGCTAATAGTATAATTAAAAAAAGTAAAATTTGGGAAGGTAAAAAAAATGAAGTTTCTTTAGGACTTGATAAGGACTTAACTATAACAATTATTCGTAGCCAAAATAAACAATTACATACTGCAATAAATATCAAAAAACCTATCATTGCAACAGTAAATAAAGGGCAAAAGCTAGGAACAATAGAAGTATACCTTGGTGATAAAATTTTAAAGAAAGTTCCTCTTATTGCCTTAAATACAGTCAATAAAGGTAACATATGGCATCAAATGATTGATAGTATAACTCTTTGGTTAAAAACAAATATACATTATTTAAATATTTATTGA
- a CDS encoding TRAP transporter substrate-binding protein, translating to MKKSVLFSLTCVVLASSLYAAPKKLRVVGSWSSLSLYKEYEKPFWKKEFVKEFPGTKVRLSSLGQIKLKGAAVYRELSKGTFDVVSTVGDYVVSDSETIAGLDFPTMANDLTVAKKVVDAYKNTLDEALKKDFNAKLLAVVPYPAQVLFCKERITSLKDLKGKKVRASGWTVSSFLDGVGATGITMSFGEVPQALQRGVIDCAVTGGLSGYSAGWGEVSNYLYPLQIGGWDYVVTAMNLDTWNSFSKDEQTKLLASINTNIITPAWVKTNYETKEGEKCLTGQDCSYGKPNKMKLVKVKDADEDLSKEVLINNVIPQWTKKVSPEVVKEWNDSIGKIVNITAK from the coding sequence ATGAAAAAGAGTGTTTTATTTTCTCTTACATGTGTGGTTTTAGCTTCAAGTTTATATGCTGCACCAAAAAAACTAAGAGTTGTTGGTTCATGGAGTAGTTTATCATTATATAAAGAATATGAAAAGCCATTTTGGAAAAAGGAATTTGTTAAAGAGTTTCCTGGTACAAAAGTTAGATTGAGTTCTTTAGGTCAAATAAAACTAAAAGGTGCAGCAGTTTATAGAGAGTTATCAAAAGGGACTTTCGATGTGGTTTCAACTGTTGGAGATTATGTTGTATCTGATTCTGAGACAATTGCAGGGTTGGACTTTCCTACTATGGCAAATGACTTGACAGTGGCTAAAAAAGTTGTAGATGCTTATAAAAATACTTTAGATGAAGCATTAAAAAAAGATTTTAATGCAAAACTATTAGCAGTAGTTCCATATCCTGCACAAGTATTATTTTGTAAAGAAAGAATTACCTCATTAAAAGATTTAAAAGGTAAAAAAGTAAGAGCTTCTGGTTGGACTGTATCTTCATTTTTAGATGGAGTTGGAGCTACTGGAATCACAATGTCATTTGGTGAAGTTCCTCAAGCATTACAAAGAGGTGTAATTGATTGTGCTGTTACTGGTGGATTATCTGGATATTCAGCTGGTTGGGGAGAAGTTTCAAATTACTTATATCCTTTACAAATTGGTGGTTGGGATTATGTAGTTACTGCTATGAATCTAGATACCTGGAATAGTTTTTCAAAAGATGAACAAACAAAACTTTTAGCTTCAATAAATACTAATATTATAACTCCTGCTTGGGTTAAAACTAATTATGAAACAAAAGAGGGTGAGAAGTGTCTAACAGGACAAGATTGTTCATACGGGAAACCTAATAAAATGAAACTAGTAAAAGTAAAAGATGCTGATGAAGATCTATCAAAAGAGGTATTAATTAACAATGTTATTCCTCAATGGACTAAAAAAGTTTCTCCTGAAGTAGTTAAAGAGTGGAATGATTCTATTGGAAAAATTGTAAATATTACAGCTAAATAA
- a CDS encoding TRAP transporter large permease, with the protein MTLVLISIVILLLLLLLSVPVASTIAGISIIVGYFFSDYPVFSSIGEITWSVSTDYLLLSIPFFVLLGEILLHSGIAKNIYFALHKWLSWLPGGLLHANIASSAIFSSISGSSVATAATITTVAMPQCEKHGYKEGLFAGTIAAGGTLGILIPPSINLIVYGFLTNTSIPKLFMAGLLPGMLMAILFMLFILVYSLLKKEKEQKEYSVTWKERFIALRDLLPIFILFVLIMGSIYTGIATPTESAALGVLFSLAITYFSGLLNFEVIKKSIKGTMRTTGMIMFIIIAANFLNFVLVSIGLTDDLSDFIEGLAISKYTMLVIVTLLFIVLGLFIETLSLMVITIPIIAPVMITLGFDPIWFGIYLIILIEMALITPPVGLNLYVVQGIRNKGSIIEVMKGCIPFVLIMLLMSILLVFFPEISLYFVNFA; encoded by the coding sequence ATGACATTAGTATTGATTAGTATAGTTATTTTACTTTTATTACTTTTATTATCTGTTCCTGTTGCTTCTACAATTGCTGGAATTAGTATTATTGTTGGATATTTTTTCTCTGATTATCCAGTTTTTTCTTCTATAGGAGAAATAACTTGGAGTGTTAGTACGGATTATTTACTTTTATCTATTCCATTTTTTGTATTATTAGGTGAAATATTACTTCACTCAGGAATAGCAAAAAACATCTATTTTGCCTTGCATAAATGGCTTTCTTGGTTACCTGGTGGTTTGCTACATGCAAATATAGCTTCATCAGCAATCTTTTCATCTATTTCTGGTTCTTCTGTGGCAACGGCAGCTACTATAACTACTGTTGCTATGCCTCAGTGTGAAAAGCATGGATACAAAGAAGGACTTTTTGCAGGAACAATTGCAGCTGGAGGAACACTTGGTATTTTAATTCCACCATCAATAAATTTAATTGTTTATGGCTTTTTAACGAATACCTCAATACCCAAGCTTTTTATGGCAGGACTTCTTCCTGGAATGCTTATGGCTATTTTATTTATGCTTTTTATTTTGGTTTATTCTTTATTAAAAAAAGAAAAGGAGCAAAAAGAATATAGTGTAACTTGGAAAGAAAGATTTATTGCATTAAGGGATTTACTCCCAATATTTATACTTTTTGTTTTGATTATGGGGTCAATATATACGGGTATTGCAACGCCTACTGAAAGTGCTGCTCTTGGAGTTTTATTTTCATTGGCAATTACATATTTTAGTGGTTTATTAAATTTTGAAGTTATTAAAAAATCAATAAAAGGAACTATGAGAACAACAGGAATGATTATGTTTATTATCATTGCTGCAAATTTCTTGAATTTTGTTTTAGTTTCTATTGGTTTAACTGATGATTTATCAGATTTTATTGAGGGCTTAGCAATATCAAAATATACAATGCTTGTTATTGTAACTTTGCTATTTATTGTATTGGGTCTTTTTATTGAGACTTTATCTTTGATGGTAATTACTATACCTATCATTGCTCCTGTTATGATTACTTTAGGTTTTGATCCAATTTGGTTTGGAATTTATTTAATAATTTTAATAGAAATGGCTTTAATAACTCCACCTGTTGGATTGAATTTATATGTTGTGCAAGGGATTAGAAATAAAGGAAGTATTATTGAAGTTATGAAAGGATGTATACCTTTTGTTCTTATAATGTTGCTTATGAGTATATTATTGGTTTTCTTTCCTGAAATTAGTCTATATTTTGTAAATTTTGCATAG
- a CDS encoding cache domain-containing protein: MFTEKNIPKLIILTPIITVILISFFNIYFFIKNQNNYFKEESKRVENEYITKQKNVLKREIESIINYINFQVNNNKKLSVEELKNQILRYTETIRYGKNGYIWIHDTSYFLRAHPFRKNSINTYDISLKDAVGSLIIKEFVNKTVKKPNGVFIEYYWQKPENNTPSKKLGFFRLYKKYNWVIGAGLYIDDIQNSIDENKLLLEKRIDKYIKLIVFVSFFVMILIGFISYLMSRKISEAFKHYQENVQKKELLLEDMNKNLEKKVQVAIEEVQKKDRAMLHQSRLARMGAMLSMIAHQWRQPLSEVAGILMELETASKFKKADDILIKESVEESNKLIQFMSYTIDDFRNFFKPDKKKVYFYIEDSCMEAISLIRASIKNSNIKLHYNIKMNYEIYGYKREFAQVLLNLMSNAKDILNQRKIENPRIDLEVDFKDGYSIVTVQDNANGVEEEHLDLIFEPYFTTKSSTQGTGLGLYMSKMIIEKNMGGELSVENTKDGALFKVKIKA, translated from the coding sequence ATGTTTACAGAAAAAAATATACCAAAATTAATTATATTGACTCCCATAATAACTGTTATTCTTATATCTTTTTTTAATATATACTTTTTTATAAAAAATCAAAATAATTATTTCAAAGAAGAGAGTAAAAGAGTTGAAAATGAGTATATTACAAAACAAAAAAATGTATTAAAAAGAGAAATAGAAAGCATAATAAACTATATAAATTTTCAAGTAAATAATAACAAGAAACTAAGTGTTGAAGAGTTAAAAAATCAAATCTTAAGATATACAGAAACAATTCGTTATGGAAAGAATGGGTATATTTGGATACATGATACTTCTTATTTCTTAAGAGCTCATCCCTTTAGAAAAAATAGTATAAATACTTATGATATTTCTTTAAAAGATGCAGTAGGTAGTCTTATAATTAAAGAGTTTGTAAATAAAACAGTAAAGAAACCAAATGGTGTTTTTATAGAGTATTATTGGCAAAAACCAGAAAATAATACTCCTTCAAAAAAACTTGGTTTTTTCAGACTTTATAAAAAATACAATTGGGTTATAGGTGCTGGATTGTATATTGATGATATACAAAACTCAATAGATGAAAATAAGCTGTTGTTAGAAAAAAGAATTGATAAGTATATTAAGTTGATTGTATTTGTGTCCTTTTTTGTAATGATACTTATTGGTTTTATTTCATATCTTATGTCAAGAAAGATTAGTGAAGCTTTTAAACATTATCAAGAAAATGTACAAAAAAAAGAGTTGCTTTTAGAAGATATGAACAAAAACTTAGAGAAAAAAGTCCAAGTGGCAATTGAAGAGGTTCAGAAAAAAGATAGGGCAATGCTACATCAATCGAGGCTTGCTCGTATGGGTGCGATGTTATCAATGATAGCTCATCAATGGAGACAACCATTAAGTGAAGTAGCTGGAATATTAATGGAGCTAGAAACTGCCTCAAAGTTTAAAAAAGCAGATGATATACTAATAAAAGAGTCAGTAGAAGAGTCTAATAAGCTTATTCAATTTATGTCCTATACAATAGATGACTTTAGAAACTTTTTTAAACCAGATAAAAAGAAAGTCTATTTTTATATAGAAGATTCTTGTATGGAAGCTATTTCTTTGATTAGAGCATCTATTAAAAACTCAAATATTAAACTTCATTATAATATAAAAATGAATTATGAAATTTATGGTTATAAAAGAGAATTTGCACAAGTTTTATTAAATCTTATGTCAAATGCAAAAGATATTTTAAATCAAAGAAAAATAGAAAATCCAAGAATAGATTTAGAAGTAGATTTTAAAGATGGATATTCAATTGTAACAGTACAAGACAATGCAAATGGGGTAGAAGAAGAACACTTAGATTTAATTTTTGAACCATACTTTACAACAAAAAGTAGTACTCAAGGTACAGGACTTGGACTATATATGTCTAAGATGATTATTGAAAAAAATATGGGCGGAGAGTTAAGTGTGGAAAATACAAAAGATGGAGCACTTTTTAAAGTAAAAATTAAGGCATAA
- a CDS encoding 5-oxoprolinase subunit PxpA, with protein MKIELNCDVGDSFGIWKMGNDEEIMPYINMANLACGFHAGDALNMAKSVSLAVKHNTLIGAHIAYQDLAGFGRRKIVYSLEEILAIVVYQMGALNAFCKTYGKSVSYVKPHGALFNDMMDDELIFKAILSAISSYDKNIKLIILSSQKNEKYKQIALLYGITLILEVYVDRNYHDEGFILSRTEKDSFITDELDIMQRVETLKERGYITSKNGLKLFLHADTICLHGSSEKNYEFIKTVSRLLNN; from the coding sequence ATGAAAATTGAATTAAACTGTGATGTTGGTGATAGTTTTGGTATTTGGAAAATGGGCAATGATGAAGAGATAATGCCATACATTAATATGGCAAATCTTGCTTGTGGTTTTCACGCAGGTGATGCTTTAAATATGGCTAAATCAGTTAGCTTAGCAGTAAAACATAATACTTTAATAGGAGCCCATATTGCATATCAAGATTTAGCAGGATTTGGAAGAAGAAAAATTGTATATTCTTTAGAAGAAATTTTAGCTATTGTTGTATATCAAATGGGTGCATTAAATGCTTTTTGTAAAACATATGGTAAAAGCGTAAGTTATGTGAAACCCCATGGTGCTCTTTTCAATGATATGATGGATGATGAATTGATTTTTAAAGCAATTCTTAGTGCAATTAGTTCTTATGATAAAAATATAAAGTTAATTATTTTATCAAGTCAAAAAAATGAAAAATATAAACAAATAGCTCTTTTATATGGTATTACACTTATATTAGAAGTTTATGTGGATAGAAATTATCATGATGAGGGATTTATTCTTTCAAGAACTGAAAAAGACTCTTTTATAACTGATGAGTTAGATATTATGCAAAGAGTAGAAACTTTAAAAGAGAGAGGATATATAACTAGTAAAAATGGCTTGAAACTTTTTTTACATGCTGATACAATATGTTTACATGGAAGTTCTGAAAAAAACTATGAGTTTATAAAGACTGTTAGTAGGCTATTAAATAATTAA
- a CDS encoding TRAP transporter substrate-binding protein, with product MLKKCLIIASLASIVFAGNVKMNLNARQGASNFHTVGAEKFASLVKKYTDGTVDITVYPGSSLVKGNPLKAVKDGTVAMADMFIPFTAGGGKVFGISALPFIAQSYDDAYKLYQISKPAYEKTARRWNQKLLYSVTWPPSGFYGNKKLESLADFDGVKTRTYDKNSANFVNGAGGNAVALPWGEVYSALRTGLVNSVITSSTSGEDGKFWEVLSDFTKISYAYPLQAVTINLDYWNSLSSSQKDAMLKAAAEVEKSQWKVVKDEDKDALDVMAKNGMHIWEASPKLKKELSKVADKMLNEYLKDANKDTKKIFEEYRK from the coding sequence ATGTTAAAAAAATGTTTAATTATTGCTTCACTTGCTAGTATAGTTTTTGCTGGAAATGTAAAAATGAACTTAAATGCAAGACAAGGGGCAAGTAACTTTCACACTGTTGGTGCTGAGAAATTTGCTTCTTTAGTCAAAAAATATACAGATGGAACTGTTGACATAACTGTATATCCAGGTTCTTCATTAGTAAAAGGAAATCCTTTAAAAGCTGTCAAAGATGGAACTGTTGCTATGGCTGATATGTTTATTCCATTTACTGCTGGTGGGGGTAAAGTATTTGGTATTTCTGCTTTACCATTTATTGCCCAATCTTATGATGATGCTTATAAATTATATCAAATCTCAAAACCCGCATATGAAAAAACAGCAAGAAGATGGAATCAAAAATTACTTTATAGTGTAACTTGGCCACCATCTGGATTTTATGGAAATAAAAAGTTAGAGTCATTGGCTGATTTTGATGGTGTTAAAACTAGAACTTATGATAAAAATTCTGCTAACTTTGTAAATGGTGCAGGTGGAAATGCAGTTGCCTTACCTTGGGGAGAAGTTTATTCAGCTCTTAGAACTGGTTTAGTTAATTCTGTTATTACATCATCTACTTCAGGAGAAGATGGTAAGTTTTGGGAAGTATTAAGTGATTTTACAAAAATAAGTTATGCCTATCCTTTACAAGCAGTAACAATCAATCTTGATTATTGGAACTCTTTAAGTTCATCTCAAAAAGATGCTATGTTAAAAGCAGCAGCAGAGGTTGAAAAATCACAATGGAAAGTTGTAAAAGATGAAGACAAAGATGCACTTGATGTTATGGCAAAAAATGGTATGCATATTTGGGAAGCAAGTCCAAAGTTAAAAAAAGAGTTATCTAAGGTTGCTGATAAAATGCTAAATGAGTATTTAAAAGATGCCAACAAAGATACTAAAAAAATATTTGAAGAATATAGAAAGTAA
- a CDS encoding TRAP transporter large permease: protein MISDPLILSIALVFIMFVFLLSSIWIGVSLILTGILGMLIAENHLPPVLSIYDKIGDLLAASMYDSLNSWSLAALPIFILMGEILYKSSISTRLLNGLTPWLSFIPGKLLHINVAACSLFAAISGSSSATTATVGKITLDELKKRGYSKSLALGSLAGSGTLGFLIPPSLIMIIYGVLSNVSIGKLFMAGILPGFLLATLYSVYIMIASSVDKSVVPTNNDKYSLKDFTHSLKDLFPVLSLITVVLGSIYGGLATPTEAASLGVLGSVILAIYFKSLSFEVMRNALLNTIKTSVMISFIIVGAGFLSQVVGFLGIARAISEFIGSMGLSPFALILIIGIMYVFLGMILDGISIVVMTLPIVLPIIQLAGFDPLWFGIFLVFMVELSQITPPVGFSLFVIQSISGEKIEYILKATLPFFILMIVAVVLITVFPEIVEFVPRYMTAK from the coding sequence ATGATATCTGATCCTTTAATTTTATCAATTGCTCTTGTATTCATAATGTTTGTATTTTTGTTATCTTCAATTTGGATTGGAGTTTCATTAATCTTAACAGGTATTTTAGGTATGTTAATTGCTGAAAATCATTTACCACCTGTGCTTTCAATATATGATAAGATTGGTGATTTACTTGCAGCTTCTATGTATGACTCTTTGAACTCTTGGTCTTTGGCAGCTTTACCAATATTTATTTTAATGGGAGAAATTTTATATAAATCATCTATTTCTACAAGGTTATTAAATGGTCTAACTCCTTGGTTGAGTTTTATTCCAGGAAAGTTATTGCACATAAATGTTGCAGCATGTTCACTTTTTGCAGCAATATCTGGTTCAAGTTCAGCAACAACTGCAACAGTTGGAAAAATCACCCTTGATGAGCTTAAAAAAAGAGGTTATTCAAAATCACTTGCATTAGGTTCCCTTGCAGGAAGTGGAACATTGGGTTTTTTGATTCCTCCTTCACTTATTATGATTATTTATGGAGTATTATCAAATGTATCAATAGGTAAGCTTTTTATGGCAGGAATTCTTCCTGGTTTTTTATTAGCTACTCTTTATTCAGTTTATATAATGATTGCTTCAAGTGTTGATAAAAGTGTAGTTCCTACAAATAATGATAAATATTCTTTAAAAGACTTTACCCATTCTTTAAAAGATTTATTTCCAGTTTTATCTTTGATTACTGTAGTGTTAGGCTCTATTTATGGTGGATTAGCAACTCCTACAGAGGCTGCTTCTTTAGGTGTCTTAGGTTCAGTAATTTTAGCAATTTACTTTAAAAGTCTCTCTTTTGAAGTAATGAGAAATGCTTTATTAAATACTATTAAAACTTCTGTAATGATTAGTTTTATAATAGTTGGTGCTGGATTTTTATCTCAAGTGGTTGGATTCTTAGGAATTGCAAGAGCAATTAGTGAATTTATAGGTTCAATGGGACTTTCACCTTTTGCCCTAATATTAATTATTGGTATAATGTATGTATTTTTAGGAATGATTTTAGATGGTATTTCTATTGTTGTTATGACTTTACCTATTGTATTACCTATTATTCAGTTAGCTGGCTTTGATCCATTATGGTTTGGTATCTTTTTAGTATTTATGGTTGAGCTATCACAAATCACCCCACCAGTTGGTTTTTCACTCTTTGTTATACAAAGTATAAGTGGAGAAAAAATAGAATACATATTAAAAGCAACCTTACCATTTTTTATTTTAATGATAGTAGCAGTTGTTTTAATTACAGTTTTTCCAGAAATTGTAGAGTTTGTACCTAGATATATGACTGCAAAATAA
- a CDS encoding LOG family protein, whose amino-acid sequence MTECTEEIIEKNKIADDFNCSEKIFDNVKNCVTFFGSARTSQDKKICDLAEKLAFNLASKNINIVTGGGGGIMEAANRGAFKAKTVESIGLNILIPQEQRLNPYTTRNHTFNYFFSRKYMLVKHSSACVVFPGGYGTLDELFEIIILVQTKKLQNLKIYLYGTNFWRDLISFIENTLLKEGMINKSELEVFTLTDDLEFIEKDILKLFN is encoded by the coding sequence ATGACTGAGTGTACAGAAGAGATAATTGAAAAAAATAAAATAGCAGATGATTTTAATTGTAGTGAGAAAATTTTTGATAATGTAAAAAACTGTGTAACATTTTTTGGAAGTGCAAGAACTTCACAAGATAAAAAAATTTGTGATTTAGCTGAAAAGTTAGCTTTTAATTTAGCAAGTAAAAACATCAATATTGTAACAGGTGGCGGTGGTGGAATAATGGAAGCTGCAAATAGAGGTGCCTTTAAAGCAAAAACTGTAGAATCAATTGGATTAAATATATTAATACCACAAGAACAAAGGCTAAATCCATATACCACTAGGAATCATACCTTTAACTACTTTTTTTCAAGAAAGTACATGCTTGTAAAACATTCATCTGCTTGTGTTGTTTTTCCAGGAGGATATGGAACACTTGATGAACTTTTTGAGATAATCATATTAGTTCAAACAAAAAAACTTCAAAACTTAAAAATATATCTTTATGGTACAAATTTTTGGAGAGATTTAATCTCTTTTATTGAAAATACTTTATTAAAAGAAGGAATGATTAATAAAAGTGAATTAGAAGTATTTACATTAACTGATGATTTGGAATTTATTGAAAAAGATATACTAAAACTATTTAATTAA
- a CDS encoding response regulator transcription factor, whose product MDEITEQLKNYTVLCVEDEDGIRKRLVNTLKYYFAEVYEASNGEEGYYVYYDKRPNIIISDIEMPERNGIQMIEEIRKNDLTTIVIMLTAYSSEEYLLNLINLNINHYILKPVVSDNLLSGIVKAFGNRLQKKVIFSEEMYFDMEKRELYFKNEKILLRKRDKNFLLLLHENKNRVLTYSMIEEYIWKDKLMSMSALKTFIKELRQRLPIELIENVPQEGYKLKLY is encoded by the coding sequence ATGGATGAAATAACAGAGCAATTAAAAAACTATACAGTTCTTTGTGTTGAAGATGAAGATGGTATTAGAAAAAGATTAGTTAATACTTTAAAATACTATTTTGCAGAAGTTTATGAAGCATCTAATGGGGAAGAGGGGTATTATGTCTATTATGATAAAAGACCAAATATTATAATATCAGATATAGAAATGCCAGAGAGAAATGGTATTCAAATGATTGAAGAGATAAGAAAAAATGATTTAACAACTATTGTTATAATGTTAACAGCATATTCAAGTGAAGAGTACCTTTTAAATCTTATAAATCTAAATATAAATCATTATATTTTAAAGCCTGTTGTTTCTGATAATTTGTTAAGTGGAATTGTAAAAGCCTTTGGAAATAGGCTACAAAAAAAAGTTATCTTCTCTGAAGAGATGTATTTTGATATGGAAAAAAGAGAACTTTATTTTAAAAATGAAAAAATTCTTTTAAGAAAAAGAGATAAGAATTTTTTACTCTTACTCCATGAAAATAAAAATAGAGTATTAACATATTCAATGATTGAAGAGTATATTTGGAAAGATAAACTTATGAGTATGAGTGCTTTAAAAACTTTTATAAAAGAGTTAAGACAAAGATTACCAATAGAATTAATTGAAAATGTTCCTCAAGAGGGGTATAAACTAAAACTTTATTGA